One genomic window of Enoplosus armatus isolate fEnoArm2 chromosome 19, fEnoArm2.hap1, whole genome shotgun sequence includes the following:
- the LOC139302110 gene encoding solute carrier family 22 member 2-like codes for MATFDDLLEEAGSFGRCQRRVFALLCLLSLPFAGVYVGIVFQGFTPDHWCRDPAVAERRQACGWSLADGRRLTVPLVNSSGVLQQSSCEQYDVDWNATALTCDAQDLNLTEVPVTACKSGWEYQYEGRKSFVTEFNLVCSDGWLADMYQSTLNVGFLVGSFAFGYFADRFGRKISFLTSNILNLISGIALAVAPNYISVLVFRTVFGFAVKGGWMASYVLLTEIVGVEYRRTVGILYQMFFSVGILILPPLAYFITSWRWLQVVITAPYMLFLTYYWFIPESPRWLISQNDSPKALEIVEAMAKENKKKLSRNFETLSEGEGDSSSASLLDLIRTPNMRKHTAILMFNWFTSAVVYQGLVMRVGITGGNVYVDFLISGLVEFPAAFLILFTIERVGRRVPFASANIVAGASCFIAAFIPDSMFWFKTVVACIGRLGITMAFEMVVFVNTELYPTFVRNLGVSVCSTLCDVGGIVSPFLLYRLAAIWLELPLIVFGAVAFAAGGLVLLLPETRGVPLPETIDDIEFPNRKKKDVVEHQQVTKPLKSHPTDDKETTAV; via the exons ATGGCGACCTTTGATGacctcctggaggaggctgggAGTTTTGGCCGCTGTCAGAGGCGAGTCTTCGCCCTGCTCTGTTTGCTCTCCTTGCCTTTCGCGGGTGTGTACGTCGGCATCGTGTTCCAGGGTTTCACCCCGGATCACTGGTGCCGGGACCCTGCGGTGGCGGAGAGGAGGCAGGCGTGCGGCTGGAGCCTGGCAGACGGCCGCCGGCTGACGGTGCCGCTGGTCAACAGCTCCGGggtgctgcagcagagcagctgcgAGCAGTACGACGTGGACTGGAACGCCACGGCGCTCACCTGCGACGCGCAAGACCTGAACCTGACTGAGGTTCCAGTTACCGCATGCAAG AGTGGCTGGGAGTATCAGTATGAAGGCAGGAAGTCTTTTGTCACGGAG TTCAACCTGGTGTGCTCGGACGGCTGGTTGGCGGACATGTACCAGTCCACTCTCAACGTGGGCTTCCTCGTTGGCAGCTTTGCTTTCGGTTACTTTGCTGACAG GTTTGGCAGGAAGATCAGTTTCCTCACGTCCAACATACTGAACCTGATCTCGGGGATCGCGCTGGCTGTGGCTCCAAACTACATCTCCGTCCTGGTGTTCAGGACCGTCTTTGGCTTCGCGGTCAAAGGGGGCTGGATGGCCTCATACGTGCTGC TCACAGAGATTGTTGGAGTGGAGTACAGACGGACGGTGGGCATATTGTACCAGATGTTCTTCAGTGTCGGCATCCTCATCCTCCCGCCGCTCGCCTACTTCATCACCTCCTGGCGCTGGCTGCAGGTCGTCATCACTGCACCCTACATGCTCTTTCTGACTTACTACTG GTTTATCCCCGAGTCTCCGAGGTGGCTCATCTCACAGAACGATTCCCCAAAAGCTTTGGAGATCGTTGAAGCTATGGCCAAGGAGAACAAGAAGAAACTCTCCAGGAACTTTGAG ACGCTGAGTGAGGGCGAGGGCGactcctcctccgcctctttGCTGGACCTGATCAGAACTCCGAATATGAGGAAGCACACCGCCATCCTCATGTTCAACTG GTTCACCAGTGCCGTGGTTTATCAAGGCCTCGTCATGCGGGTGGGgataacaggaggaaatgtcTACGTCGACTTCCTCATCTCCGGCCTGGTGGAGTTCCCCGCTgccttcctcatcctcttcaccATCGAGCGCGTCGGCCGGCGCGTTCCCTTCGCCTCCGCCAACATCGTAGCTGGAGCCTCCTGCTTCATCGCTGCCTTCATTCCCGACA GCATGTTCTGGTTTAAGACGGTGGTGGCCTGCATCGGCCGGCTGGGTATCACCATGGCCTTTGAGATGGTGGTGTTCGTCAACACTGAGCTCTACCCGACGTTCGTCAG GAACCTGGGAGTGTCGGTTTGTTCCACTCTGTGCGACGTCGGGGGCATCGTGTCTCCCTTCCTGCTCTACAGGCTGGCTGCCATCTGGCTGGAGCTGCCGCTCATCGTCTTTG GAGCGGTCGCGTTCGCGGCCGGAGgtttggtgctgctgctgcctgaaaCCAGGGGGGTCCCTCTCCCCGAGACCATCGACGACATCGAGTTTCCCAACAG gaaaaagaaagatgtcGTGGAGCACCAACAGGTGACGAAACCTTTAAAATCACACCCGACGGACGACAAGGAAACGACGGCTGTGTga
- the LOC139302114 gene encoding solute carrier family 22 member 2-like has translation MTSFDNILEEAGKFGRCQKRIFALLCMVSMPWAGVYVGIVFQGFTPTHWCRDPAVAERRQACGWSLADGRRLTVPLVNSSGVLQHSSCEQYKVDWNATALTCSTRELNLSKTPITACRDGWEYDYEGRQSFVTEFDLVCSDAWLVDMYQATLNVGFLVGSIAIGYLADRFGRKMSFLMSNLMNGIAGILVAVAPDYTSLLVFRTLYGFGVKGGWVAGYVLITEIVGVEFRRTVGVIYQMFFSVGILLLPLLAYYIADWRWLQVVITVPYILFLSYYWFIPESPRWLLSQNRKSKAVEITEAMAKENKMTLSKNIEVATLADDNADSNTASFMDLIRTPKMRKHTFILSYNWFTSAVVYQGLIMRLGILGGDVYIDFLISGLVEFPAAFLILFTIERIGRRLPFACANIVAGASCFITAFIPESMFWFKTVVACIGRLGITMAFEMVVFVNTELYPTFVRNLGVSVCSTLCDVGGIVAPFLLYRLAVIWLELPLIIFGSLAFLAGGLVLLLPETRGVPLPDTIDDIEFPERRKEKAEQENLQLANLLPNSDVSTNKDPATV, from the exons ATGACCAGTTTTGACAACATCTTGGAAGAAGCCGGGAAGTTCGGCCGCTGTCAGAAGCGTATCTTCGCCCTGCTGTGCATGGTGTCCATGCCCTGGGCGGGCGTGTACGTCGGCATCGTCTTCCAAGGTTTCACACCGACTCACTGGTGCCGGGACCCTGCGGTGGCGGAGAGGAGGCAGGCGTGCGGCTGGAGCCTGGCAGACGGCCGCCGGCTGACGGTGCCGCTGGTCAACAGCTCCGGGgtgctgcagcacagcagctgcGAGCAGTACAAGGTGGACTGGAACGCCACGGCGCTCACCTGCAGCACGCGGGAACTGAACCTCAGCAAAACTCCCATAACCGCCTGCAGAGACGGCTGGGAGTACGACTATGAGGGAAGGCAGTCCTTTGTCACTGAG TTTGACCTGGTGTGCTCAGACGCATGGCTGGTGGACATGTACCAGGCCACTCTCAACGTGGGCTTCCTGGTCGGGAGTATCGCCATTGGCTACCTGGCCGACAG GTTTGGCAGGAAAATGAGCTTCCTGATGTCCAACCTTATGAACGGGATCGCGGGAATCCTGGTGGCCGTGGCGCCGGACTACACGTCTTTGCTGGTTTTCAGAACGCTGTACGGGTTTGGCGTGAAAGGAGGCTGGGTGGCCGGATACGTGCTGA TCACAGAGATCGTGGGCGTGGAGTTCAGACGCACCGTCGGAGTCATCTACCAGATGTTCTTCAGCGTcggcatcctcctcctccctctgctcgcCTACTACATCGCCGACTGGCGCTGGCTGCAGGTCGTCATCACCGTCCCCTACATCCTCTTCCTGTCCTACTACTG GTTTATCCCAGAATCTCCGAGGTGGCTCCTCTCTCAGAACAGGAAGTCCAAAGCTGTGGAGATCACCGAGGCCATGGCCAAAGAGAACAAGATGACCCTGTCCAAGAACATCGAGGTAGCT ACTCTGGCCGACGACAATGCCGACTCCAACACCGCCTCCTTCATGGACCTGATCCGAACTCcgaaaatgagaaaacacacgTTCATCCTCAGCTACAACTG GTTCACCAGTGCTGTGGTCTACCAGGGCTTGATCATGAGGCTGGGTATTCTGGGAGGAGACGTCTACATCGACTTCCTCATCTCCGGCCTGGTGGAGTTCCCCGCTgccttcctcatcctcttcaccATCGAGCGCATCGGCAGGCGTCTCCCCTTCGCCTGCGCCAACATCGTAGCTGGAGCCTCCTGCTTCATCACTGCCTTCATTCCCGAGA GCATGTTCTGGTTTAAGACGGTGGTGGCCTGCATCGGCCGGCTGGGTATCACCATGGCCTTTGAGATGGTGGTGTTCGTCAACACTGAGCTCTACCCGACGTTCGTCAG GAACCTGGGAGTGTCGGTTTGCTCCACTCTGTGCGACGTGGGGGGCATCGTGGCTCCCTTCCTGCTCTACAGACTGGCTGTTATCTGGCTGGAGCTGCCGCTCATCATCTTTG GGTCTCTGGCTTTCCTGGCCGGTGgtctggtgctgctgcttcccGAGACCAGAGGTGTGCCGCTGCCCGACACCATCGACGACATCGAGTTCCCGGAGAG gaggaaggagaaggctGAACAGGAGAACCTGCAGCTGGCCAACCTGCTGCCCAACAGCGACGTGTCGACCAACAAAGACCCAGCGACCGTTTGA